From the genome of Pelobacter propionicus DSM 2379, one region includes:
- a CDS encoding formyltransferase family protein: MRIAVLCSGSVLQPVLEALYSQGLLAGVAVPAAPAVEDPNLALETVLRQARVSCLRVDNGDLTGQMAPWLRSLAADALCCMGFPRKLPADLLTMPPLGCYNFHGGPLPQYRGPDPVFWQIRNREVAGAITVHRMTPRIDSGAIAHEAHLPIGTDDTYGLWMQRLGGALPRVMIEFVQQLAIHGAAVPLREQDPETGRYFPRPTDADRTIDWSWGASAIDALVRACNPVYGGALTTLHGVPVRLLEVSPLPAQAGGESTSGTVVTADAAEGLRVACGTGELLRLELLYGMEGFFSGPRLARIFGLKPGQRLA; this comes from the coding sequence GTGAGGATTGCGGTTCTGTGCAGCGGCAGCGTACTGCAACCGGTTCTGGAGGCGCTCTACAGCCAGGGGTTGCTGGCCGGCGTGGCCGTGCCAGCGGCACCGGCAGTCGAAGATCCGAACCTGGCGCTGGAGACTGTGCTGCGTCAGGCCCGGGTATCCTGCCTGCGGGTGGATAACGGCGACCTGACCGGGCAGATGGCTCCCTGGTTGCGCTCGCTTGCGGCGGATGCGCTCTGCTGCATGGGGTTTCCCCGCAAACTTCCGGCTGACCTCCTTACCATGCCGCCACTGGGCTGTTATAACTTCCATGGCGGCCCTCTCCCCCAGTATCGCGGACCGGACCCGGTTTTCTGGCAGATCAGAAACCGGGAGGTGGCCGGTGCCATCACCGTCCACCGCATGACTCCCCGGATCGACTCCGGTGCCATCGCCCATGAGGCGCACCTGCCGATAGGGACGGATGATACCTATGGTCTCTGGATGCAGAGGCTGGGTGGAGCGCTTCCCCGGGTGATGATCGAATTCGTCCAGCAGTTGGCGATCCATGGCGCGGCAGTGCCGTTACGGGAACAGGATCCGGAAACGGGCCGCTATTTCCCCCGCCCCACCGATGCGGACCGCACCATCGACTGGTCATGGGGCGCATCCGCCATCGATGCCCTGGTGCGGGCCTGCAACCCGGTCTACGGCGGCGCCCTGACCACACTGCACGGGGTGCCGGTGCGTTTGCTGGAGGTTTCTCCCCTGCCTGCCCAGGCAGGGGGGGAGAGTACCTCCGGCACGGTTGTTACGGCGGATGCTGCGGAGGGGCTGCGCGTTGCCTGCGGTACAGGCGAATTGCTCCGGCTGGAGCTGTTGTACGGTATGGAAGGTTTTTTCAGCGGCCCTCGTCTGGCGCGTATTTTTGGTTTGAAACCGGGGCAGCGGTTGGCATGA
- a CDS encoding HPr kinase, whose amino-acid sequence MTNQYRVFGLTVSSPLPLPALAVPSGISSPADIVISYGDTPAELSAPQVRGIRFQAAPGEFLLRVDDVARFYVQGGYRITITPENGAHDNDLLPFLMGSAFGALLQQRRILVLHASAIEANDAAVVFCGPSGIGKSTLAAGFHRRGYRFLADDLCAISLAHEQPAVFPGFPRLKLWADSLKRLDTSRDDLQCIRWGADLQKFFLPAENRCEEPVVLRSVFILNSTNSGRLELTPVPGTEKVDPLIANSYRMRFLHGLGGKKEHFKLCATVAARARVCHVSRPQRGFLLEELMDLLEGSFLA is encoded by the coding sequence ATGACCAACCAGTATCGAGTCTTTGGCCTGACCGTTTCTTCGCCCCTGCCGCTTCCGGCTTTAGCCGTGCCATCAGGTATATCCTCCCCAGCGGATATCGTCATATCCTACGGCGACACTCCGGCTGAATTGAGCGCCCCACAGGTGCGGGGGATTCGTTTTCAGGCTGCGCCGGGGGAGTTTCTCCTGCGGGTGGATGACGTTGCCCGCTTTTATGTGCAGGGCGGATACCGCATCACCATTACCCCGGAAAACGGTGCCCATGACAACGATCTATTGCCGTTTTTGATGGGGTCGGCTTTTGGTGCTCTCCTGCAGCAGCGTCGCATTCTGGTGCTCCATGCCAGTGCGATTGAAGCCAATGATGCTGCCGTGGTGTTCTGCGGACCGTCCGGTATCGGCAAATCGACCCTGGCAGCCGGGTTTCACCGGCGCGGCTACCGTTTTCTGGCGGACGATCTGTGCGCCATTTCACTCGCACATGAACAGCCAGCCGTGTTCCCCGGCTTCCCCCGCCTGAAGCTGTGGGCCGACAGCCTGAAACGCCTGGATACTTCCAGAGACGACCTGCAGTGTATCCGTTGGGGCGCCGATCTGCAAAAATTCTTCCTTCCCGCCGAAAACCGTTGTGAAGAGCCGGTGGTGCTGCGGTCGGTCTTCATTCTCAACAGCACGAACAGCGGTCGGCTGGAATTGACCCCGGTGCCGGGAACCGAAAAAGTGGATCCGCTGATCGCCAATAGCTACCGGATGCGCTTTCTGCACGGGTTGGGAGGAAAAAAGGAACACTTCAAACTCTGTGCAACCGTGGCGGCACGCGCTCGTGTCTGTCATGTGTCCAGGCCGCAGCGTGGTTTCCTGCTGGAGGAGCTGATGGACCTGCTCGAAGGGAGTTTTCTGGCATGA
- a CDS encoding sulfotransferase domain-containing protein yields MSGIFWLASYPKSGNTWFRCFLTNLLRDGDEPASINDLEHTPIASARGLFDDSIGIEASDLTAEEIDRLRPELYRHLAETAEEPLFMKIHDAYTLLPDSRPLIPAEATSGAIYLVRNPLDVAVSFAHHSGWDYDATIAKMGLSSLTFCGKSDRLFNQLRQKLLSWSEHVLSWVDAAPFPLCLLRYEDMKAAPLETFSRAVRFAGLDYSEAQVERALAFSAFDILKEQERSEGFQEKSAAATNFFRKGKVGSWREELSEEQAARIVADHATVMRRFGYL; encoded by the coding sequence ATGAGCGGCATTTTCTGGCTGGCTTCCTACCCCAAGTCGGGCAATACCTGGTTCCGCTGTTTTCTGACCAATCTGCTGCGGGACGGAGATGAACCGGCTTCCATCAATGATCTGGAGCATACGCCCATAGCCAGTGCCCGCGGTCTCTTCGATGACAGTATCGGCATTGAGGCATCAGACCTGACTGCCGAGGAGATCGACCGGCTGCGGCCGGAACTGTATCGCCATCTGGCCGAGACAGCAGAAGAACCGCTCTTCATGAAGATCCACGACGCCTATACCCTGCTACCGGATAGTCGCCCGCTGATCCCGGCAGAGGCAACGTCAGGGGCCATTTACCTTGTCCGCAACCCGTTGGATGTGGCGGTTTCCTTTGCCCATCACAGCGGCTGGGATTACGACGCCACCATAGCAAAGATGGGTCTTTCGTCTCTTACCTTTTGCGGCAAATCCGACCGCCTGTTCAATCAATTGCGTCAGAAACTCCTTTCCTGGAGCGAACATGTTCTCAGCTGGGTTGATGCCGCCCCCTTTCCGCTCTGTCTGTTGCGGTACGAAGATATGAAGGCTGCCCCCCTGGAGACGTTCTCCAGGGCGGTCCGCTTTGCCGGGCTTGATTACAGCGAAGCACAGGTTGAAAGGGCGCTGGCTTTCAGCGCGTTCGACATTCTGAAAGAGCAGGAACGGTCGGAGGGATTTCAGGAAAAAAGTGCGGCGGCCACGAACTTTTTCCGCAAGGGGAAGGTCGGTTCATGGCGTGAGGAGTTGTCCGAGGAACAGGCTGCCCGGATCGTGGCCGACCATGCAACGGTGATGCGACGATTCGGTTATCTGTAG